The segment TCTAGCTCGCGCCCGGTGAGCGCGTTCAGTTCGACCGAACGGGTGGCGCTGGGGCGCGCGCGTGCGAATTGCTCGATCAACCGCCGGGTCACGGTCGGTGCCAATAGCGCATTGCCCTCGGCGGCGATTCGCACGGCGGAAATCAGGTCGGCGGGGGGAGCGTCCTTAAGGAGAAACCCGCTCGCGCCGAGTTGCAGCGCGGTGTACACGTAGTCATCGATGTCGAAGGTGGTCAGCATGACGACCTTCGGTGCATCAGGGCGGGCGAGGATCTGCTCGGCGGCGGCCAGACCGTCCATCACCGGCATCCGCACGTCCATCAGCACCACATCGGGCCGATGTTCTCGGACGGCGCGGACTCCCGCTTCGCCGTCCGCGGCGTCGGCCACCACGCTGATATCGCCTTGAGCGTTCAGCAGCGCACCGAATCCTGCGCGCACCATCTGCTGGTCATCGACGATCACTACCCGGATGGTCACGTGTTGCCCTGCAGATCCAGTTCCCAGGCCTCGGCGTTCTCGGCGGAGGTAGGCAGCCACGCGAGCACCTCGAAGCCGCCATCGGCCGTCTGGCCGGTGGCGAGCGTGCCACCGAGCGCGACGGCACGTTCGCGCATCCCACGCAAGCCGTGGCCACTGCCGGGCATGGGGTTCACCGGGTGTTGCGGCGCCGGGTTGCGGACGGAGATCTCCACGGACCCGATTGAGCGCTCAATGACCACCCTGGCCGGTGAGCCGGCGGCGTGGCGCACGACGTTGCTCAACGATTCCTGAACGATTCGGTACGTCGCGATCGAGACGGAACGTTCCAGATCACTGAGGTCGGCGCTGACGAAATCGACCTTGGTGCCTGCCCGGCCGACGTGTTCGATCACTCGGGGGAGGTCCTCGACGCCGGGTTGAGGGGCTCGCTCGGCTTGAGCCTCGTCCCCGCGCAGTACGCCGAGGATTCGACGCAGCTCTGCCAACGACGACCTGCTCTGTTCGCTGATCTCCTGAAACTCTCGGCGGACCTCATCCGGCAGGTTCGGGATGCGGTACTCGGCGGAGGACGCCTGCACCGTGATCACCGACATGTGGTGCGCGACCACATCGTGCAACTCGCGGGCGACCTGTGCTTTCTCCTGCAGCATCTCGCGCTGTTCGCGCTCCTGCTCACTGATCTGCTTATGTTGCTTCGCGCGGGCCTCCGAGGCGCGCAGTTGTCGAATACCCAGACCGATCGCGCCGAGAACGAGGCTGACCCACGCTGCTACGAAGAACGCGCCAGTGAACCCGCCGGCGAGAACTTCCAGTGCGAGACTGACCAGGATCATCGCGCCGTAGGTGATCGCTGCATCGCGCAGCGGTACCGAGTAGCCCAGCAACAACGTGCAGGCGAACAGTGCGAGCATGGAGCATACGGTCCATGGCACCGGCAGCGCGTAGACCGCGGCGCCGTCGGAGAACAGCCCGTTCGGCAGCAACGCGAACGTGATCAGAACCGTTCCGAGCAGCACCACGCCGACGGCGGCCCGTGGGTTGTAGTGGGCGAGTACGACGCCGACCGATCCCGGCAGGGCCAGCAGCATCCCCCAAGCACCTAGCCCGTACGCGGCGCCGAGCACCGGTGCTTGGACGGCGTACAGCACGATTGCGACGGCGATCAGCGCGCCAAGTCGAATCTGCTGCGCAATCGGCTTGCGGGGTGCCGACGTACTGGTCGCCGCCGGTCGCGTGGCGGCCGCGGCTGAGCTATTTTCGTCTGCCGAGGTCAGTCGTTCGAAGAAACTACGCTGCCTGGACTTCGTGGATGTACTCATGGCCGCCTCCAACGGATCGCCGGATGAGCGTCGGGCCAACAGGTTGGTTTGCACGCCACTAACGCTAGTCGGCCGGCGCGGCCGCGACATCACTCTGAAGTAGTACTTTCCTGTTGCTCGTAGTGCCTCAGGGGGAGGTCCAAGACCCCGCTGCGGCGTGATGTCTGCGGTGCGACCGTGCCGCGAGATTTCAGGGCATGACCACAACGCCCGTCAGTTTTCGCCCACTCGCCGTCCCCGCCGCAGCAACGCCGACAATCAATTCTCGCGGCAGCGTGCTGCCGAGTTCGTTGGCCAGCATCGGTGCGCTGACGGCCATTGCGGCGATGGTCGCGATTCACGTCCTGATGGCGGGCTCGGTCGATCCGGTCTCGCAAACGCTGAGCATGTACGGTGTCGCGACCGCATCCAGCGGGCTGTTCGCAGTTGCCTGTACCGCCTTGGCGCTCGCCGTTGTCAGCCTGGCCAGTCACCTGCCCGTCATGGGTCGCATCAGCGCATACCTCGGCGCGGTGATGCTGGAACTGGTCGTCATCTTCCCCACGGACGCCGGTTCGGGTGCGCTCTCGCTCAGCGCTCAGATCCATCGATACGCCGCCGCGGCTGCGTTCGTACTGTTGGCTGTGGCGATCATGAGCTATCTGCCGCAGTGTTCGGCGCGCCTGCGGCACAGCATGCTGGTGATTCTGGTTGGTGTCGCGCTGGCGTTGCTATTGACTATCGCGGCGGCGTTGTGGCCGACGCTGTGGTCGATGGACGAGTGGCGCGGAATTCCGCAGCGTCTACTGATGTTCCTGGAGGCCTCAGCGATCGCGATGTTCGGCCTGCGGGTGTGGCGGGCGAGCGTTGGACGTGGGGTGCGTAACAGCGCTGAGGTTGTCGCTGGGTAGTTTGTCTCAATGACCGGACGCCCCGATAATCTTGCCGAAATACTCGATCTGGAGACCATCGATCGCGGCCTGTTTCGCACGACGCACCATTTCGAGGAGCAGTTTCCGCTGTACGGCGGGCAGGTAGCCGCGCAAGCGATCCTGGCCGCCGGCCGGACCGCGCCGCCCGAGCGCGTGCCGCACTCGATGCACTGCTATTTCCTGCGTGGCGGAGACCCGGCCAAGCCCGTTGTCTTCCACGTCGCCGCCGACTTCGACGGCGGCAGTTTTTCCTCGCGTCGGGTTATCGCGGTGCAGGACGGCGACGTCATCTTCAACTGCACCGTGAGTTTCCAGCGGCACAACGAGGGCCCGGATAATCAGATGGTGACCGCCGAGCCGATCGGTAATCCGGACGAGCTCGCCGACTGGGATCCGCGCCGGCTGCACTCGGTCGCGATGAAAGAGCCGAACCGCGACAACCCCAACAATTACTGGCCCAAAGACTGGTTGGCGAAGGTCGATATTGACCTGGGCGACGACCCGATGATGCACGCGGCCGGCTTGGTCTACCTCACCGACGCCGGCAGCGGACTAGCAGAAATCCGGTCCAAGGAGGTCGGGTTCCTGTCCACGATCGATCACACCGTGTGGCTGCACCGCATCCCGGACATGAACCAGTGGCACCTGTTCAACTACGGCCCGCGGCGCACCGGCGATGGTCGCGGACTCTATACGGGATCGGTCTTTGACATGGACGGTGCGGTCATCGCGACCGTGGCTCAGGAATCGTTGTTCCGCTACCAAAAGAAGGATCGCTCATGAAGGTAGGACTCGGCGCCGGGTATTGGTCCTCCGGGCCGCCGGCGGGAATCGAGGCAGAACTTCAGCGCGCCGAGGAACTCGGCCTGGACAGTTTTTGGACTGCGGAAGCGTACGGATCCGATGCGCTGACCCCGCTCGCGTGGTGGGGTGCGAGCACCAAAAACATCCGCCTGGGTACCTCGGTATGTCAGATGTCGGCGCGGACCCCGACCGCGTTGGCCATGGCCGCGCTGACCGTCGACCATCTCAGCGGCGGGCGAATGGTGGTGGGTATTGGCGCCTCAGGTCCGCAGGTCGTGGAGGGTTGGTACGGACAGCCGTTCCCGCGGCCGTTGGAGCGCACTCGCGAGTACGTCGACATCATGCGCGCCGTCTGGCGGCGCGAGGAGCCAGTCACGTACGCCGGCAAGCATTACCAACTGCCGTACGACGGTGGTGCCGGTCTCGGAAAGCCGTTGAAGTCGACGGTCCATCCGCTGCGCACCGACATTCCGATCTTCCTTGGCGCGGAGGGTCCGAAGAATGTCGCTTTGGCAGCGGAAATCGCCGACGGGTGGATTCCGCTGTGGTTCTCGCCCAAGTCGGATCAGTTCTACCGGGACGCGCTGGCCGAAGGATTCGCGCGCGAAGGTGCCCGGCACACGGTCGAATCGTTCGAGGTGGCGTCCGTGCTGTCAGTGGTCGAGGACGAGGACGTCGACGCTGCCGCGGCGCGGATCAAACCCGGGTTGGCGCTCTACGCCGGTGGTATGGGAGCGAAGAATGCAAACTTCCACAAGGACGTCTTCGTGCGGATGGGCTGGGGCGAGGTCGTCGCCGAGGTTCAGGACCTGTACCTGGCCGGACGCGCCCAGGACGCGGTGTCGGTCATTCCTACCGAGATGGTCGAGGATGTTGCGTTGATCGGCCCGGCAGAGAAGATTGTGGAGGACTACCAGCGTCGTTGGCGCGATTCGTGCCTGACAACGGTGATCCTGCATGGCGTACCGCAAGGAGAAGGCGGGGATCGCATCCTCGCCGCACTGCGGGATCAGGCATAAGCACCACCATGTGAGCGCGGCGAGAGCCGCTGACAGCTGAGGAGAAGCAGGTATGACAGCGACACCATCGTTCAGGCTGGATGGGAAAGTAGCCCTGATCACCGGCGGCAGTCGGGGACTGGGCCGCGAGATGGCGTTCTCGTTCGCCGAGCAGGGCGCGACCGTCGTGGTCGCGAGCCGCAAAGAAGAATCATGTGTTGCCGTCGCCGAGGAGATCACCAAGCAGACCGGCGCGAAGGCGTTGGGTCTGGGGTGCCACACGGGCGACTGGAACGCCGTTGGCGCAGCATTTGAGCGGGTAACCGCCGAGTTCGGTGGAACCGACATCCTGGTCAACAACGCCGGTATGTCCCCGCTGTACGACAAGCTGACCGACGTTGAGGAAAGCCTGTTCGCGAAGGTGATCGACGTCAATATGAAGGGTGCCTTCCGCCTTGCATCGCTGTGCGGTGAGCAGATGGCGGCCCGCAACGGTGGGAGCATCATCAACGTCTCCAGCACCGGCTCGGTCGCGCCCACACCAGGCATCGTTCCTTACGCCATGGCCAAGGCCGGACTCAACGCGATGACCCTCGGCATGGCTCGCGCGTTCGGCACGACCGTTCGCGTCAACGGCATCATGCCGGGGCCGTTCCTCACTGATATCTCGGATGCTTGGGATATGGCGGAGTTCAACGAACGCGCCGAGCGCACCATCGCGCTCAAGCGCGGCGGCGAGCCCAACGAGATTGTCGGCGCCGCGTTGTACCTGGCCAGCGACGCCTCGTCGTACACCACGGGCACGATCATCAAGGTCGACGGCGGGGCGGCGTACGGCGCCACCTGATCGACCCCTTCACGGCGCACATGGCCCCACCCGGTTGATGACCCGGGTGGGGCAATGTGTTGCTAGCGGGAACAAATCTGGTGCCCTCGAACGTTCATCTAATAAGGCGACGCAGTTTGCTGCGTCGTCATCGCTGTCGGTTTGTATGACAGCCAGTAACACCAGAAAGGAGGGTCACGCCATGAAGCAGAACATCACCATCGCAGAGATGAACCGGATGTGCAACGCGATCATGCAGCTCGGCTACCAGCCACAGCAGGCACGCATTGCGGCGACGACGATGAGTCGGCTGGTCAACCAGCAGGGCTTCATCATCGGCAGCCCAGAGCACTTGGATTGGGCCCGACGCGAGATCGGCAACGACTCGATCGTCACCGCTGCGGTTGACGCACTCGCTGCGTAACGTCCGCAACCGTCCGTAGGGCGACGCCTCCCGCCGGGAGTCGTCGCCTTTGGCATATCTGTCGGCCGATACAGTTCGGATGCGGCGCGGTACGGCTAGGTGAAGGGGACGGTAATGGGCAATTCGTTGGAGCAGTACATCACTGGCTGGAAGCCATCGGCACTCGTCGAGACGGACGTCCTCACCAGCGAGGTCAGCGGATGGTTGGCCGATCTGCTCGCCGCCGACCGGGTGGCGCCACCGGGAGTGCTGCCGCCTAGCTGGCACTGGGTCTACTTCACCGATTGGCCGCATTACGAAGGACTGGCCGCGGACGGTCACCCGCATGCCGGACATTTCCAGCCGCCGATCCCCGAACGCCGACGGATGTGGGCTGGTGGCTCGATCACCTCACATGGCGATCTCATCCTCGATGAGGAGGTAGAACGGACCGGCACCGTCCTGTCGGCCGTGCCCAAGAGTGGGCGCTCGGGCGAGATGGCCCTGATCAGCGTTCAGTACGAGTTCCGCCAGCGCGGCGAGTTGCGACTTACCGAAGTGCAGAATCACGTGTACCGCTCCGGCGCCGACGACGCACCGGCGCGTACCTGGCCGCCGCGACCGCAGACGCCGGTCGAGACGGACGCCGGATGGCGGCACGACATCGCGACCGATGAGATCCGGTTATTCCGAATGAGCGCCATCACCGGAAACTCGCACCGGATCCACTACGACCGCAGGTACGCCACCGAGGTCGAGGGTTATCCGGACCTGGTCGTGCACGGTCCACTGCTGGCGCAGCACCTGGCCACATTGGCGCTGCGGCACGACCCGTCACTGCGACTGGAACAGTTTGACTACCGTGTGCAGGCACCGGTATTCGTCGGGGACGCGGTCAGCGCGATCGGTCGACCGAACGGTGACAGCGCCGAGTTACAGGTAATTTCTGCCCCCGATCGGGTGCATGTGGCCGCTACGGCGACCTATCATCGCTCCTCATGACTGAACCGGTCACCGATCGCGTCTGGACGATCCCGAACATCCTGAGCATGTTGCGTCTGGCCGGGGTGCCACTGTTCCTCTGGTTGTTGTTGGGCCCGGAGGAAGACTTGTGGGCCGCGATCGTGCTGGGCCTGTCTGCGTTGACCGACTGGGCCGACGGCAAGATCGCTCGCAAGTTCGGCCAGACCAGCCACCTCGGGCAACTGTTGGATCCCGCGGCTGACCGCTTGTACATCCTCAGCACGCTGTTGGCGTTCGTGCTGCGCGGTTTCGTGCCGTGGTGGTTCGTCGCCCTGCTGGTAGTGCGCGATGTCAGCGTCGGGATCGCTCTGTTGATCCTGCGCCGACACGGCTACGAGGCGCTGCAGGTCAACTATCTGGGTAAGGCCGCCACGTTCTGTCTGCTATATGGATTCCCGCTGTTGCTGTTGGCCCGCGCGGCGTCCTCACTGGAGACCGTCACATTGCCGCTGGCCTACGCGTTTATCGTCTGGGGCGCGGTGCTCTATCTGGTTGCCGGCGCGCACTACATCAGGCAGATTGCGCAGATCGTGCGCGAGGACACGCCGGCGGTGCGATGACTGAACCGGACGCAGCCGACCGTTGGGGTCTGCGCACGCTGATGACGCGGACGTTGGACCCGGGGTACGCGCTCGCCGCTACCGGTCCACGAAGCTGGCGACGCAGCGGCGGCGTACTCACGCTTGTTGTCGTGCTGATCGCCGGCGTGCTGATGGGGATGACGGTGCGTCAGCACCAACGGCAAGGGACCGATCGGCAGGCGGCGAACGCCGCACTGATCGAACGTATCGAAGCGCGACAAGGCGAGGTCGGTCTGCTCAGCGCTGAGGCGATCGAGTTACGAGCCGAGGTCGCCGAACTACGACAGGCTGCGTTGGGGACGACCGAATCCGGTCAGCAGTTGCTGGACACGCTCACCAAGCATGAGATGGCAGCGGGGCAATTGGCTGTTACCGGGCCCGGGATCGAGATAGTCCTGGACGAACCACAACCTGTGCAGGGTAATGATCCCGTCGGGCACGGGCAGACGGTCGAGCAGGATGGGGTTATCAAGGACACCGATCTGCAGGCTGCGGTGAATGCGCTGTGGGCCTCAGGTGCCGAAGCGATCGCGATCAATGGCTCGCGCATCGGCCCGATCACCGCTATCCGTCAGGCCGGCGGCGCCGTGCTGATCGACTTCCAGCCCACGTCGACGCCGTACGTAATCGAGGTGATCGGTGATCCGGGGACCTTGCCGGGCGCATTCGCGACGACTAGCGCCGCGCGGCGTTTCAGCACCTACCGCACCGCTTTCGGCGCGCAGTATGAGGTGCATACTGCCGACGAGTTGAATCTGCCGGCGGCCGCTGATCCCATCACCGCGGGATCGTCCGGCACGCAGGGAGGAGGGAAATGATCGTCGCACTGGGCGCACTTATCATCGGCGTTGTGTTGGGTCTGTGGGTGGACCCGACGGTGCCGATCTGGATGCAGCCATACCTACCGATCGCCGTCGTCGCCGCGCTGGATGCGCTATTTGGTGGCGTACGTGCTCGCCTCGATGGCATCTTCGATGCAAAAGTCTTCGTGGTCTCGTTTCTGTCGAACGTGCTGATCGCGGCGTTGATCGTGTTCCTCGGGGATAAGTTGGGCGTGGGTGCGCAGTTGTCGACGGCGGTGGTCGTCGTACTCGGCATCCGGATTTTCGGCAATGCGGCCGCTATCCGTAGGCATGTGTTCAAGGCATGAACGAGACCGAGCCGCAGACCCCTGCAGAACCCGAACCGCCCACCCAACCAGAGTCCGCGGCCGACACCGACAACGATGTCGCCGTCGAGAAGTCCGACGAGGCGGATGGCCGTCGTGCGGAAGAATCGGACGTGGCGGACGGCGACGCTGCGGGCCAGCCGGATGAGGATCGTGCGGACGAGGCGGACGGTGACCCAGAGGACGAGCAGGGCGAGGCGCCAGTACGCCGGCGAACGAACTGGACCCGCGGGCGGCTGGCCATCGCCTTCGTCTGTTTGCTGTTGGGCCTCGGAGTGGCGGTGCAAGTTCAACTGACGTCGGACACCGAACGCGATTTGCGAGGCGCTCGACAGGAGGACCTGGTACGTATCCTGGATGACCTCGACAACCAGCACGCGCGCCTGGGAACAGAGGTAAATGATCTTGGCGATGCCGCCGACGATCTGGCCTCCGGAGGCGGCGCGGCGGAGGCCGCACAGCAGGAGGCACAACAGCGCCTCGATCAATTGGCGATTCTTAACGGGACCGTGGCCGCCAGCGGTCCGGGGATCTCGCTGGAGATCAGCGATATGCCCCCGGATCCGCCCGTAGAGATGATGATCACGGTGATCCAGGAACTGCGGGCGGCCGGTGCCGAAGCGATCCAGGTGGGATCGATCCGGGTCGCGATGACCTCAGCGGTGACTACCTCGGACGGCGCGATCCTGATCGACGGGCAACCATTGCAGTTCCCGATGGCGATACTCGCGATCGGCGATCCGGCGACCCTAGCCACCGCGATGGGCATCCCCGGTGGCGCGGTCGCGAGCGTGTCCTACGTCGGTGCGACAGCCACCGTCGAACAACTCGACAACGTGAAAATCACCGCGTTGCGGGACCTCGATGCACCTGACTACGCTGAGCCTGCCAAGCCGTCGAAGTAGTAACGACGACCGAGAAGAATGTGTCCCGAGGAGCTCGCATGATTCCTACCGACCTCAAGTACTCCGCCGAGCACGAATGGGTGCAGGTCGGCGGTGACCTCGAGGAGGGCGTGGTCCGAATCGGTATCACCGATCACGCACAGGACGCGCTCGGCGACATCGTGTTCGTGGAGTTGCCCGAGGTCGGCACCACGGTGAGCGAAGGCGAGGCGTGCGGCGAGGTCGAGTCAACGAAGAGCGTGTCGGAACTGTTTGCTCCGCTCAGCGGTGAAGTTGTCGCACGTAATGAAGAACTGGAATCGGCGCCGGAATCCATCAACAGCGACCCATACGCCGCTGGCTGGATGCTGCAGATTCGGATGTCCGATCCGAGTCAGTTGGACGCGCTGATGGATGCCGCCGCGTACGGCGAACTCATCGGCTCATAACGCTCGTCCGATCGCCTGGCCCACCCGAAGCCTCGGCCTCGCGTTGACCCTTGATTTGAGCGCCGCGTACCCTGGTAATCCAGGTCACGGCGCCTGAGCCGTGGCCATTCCGCTGTCTGAAAGGTGCCTGCATTGAAGTGCAAGAAGTGCAACGCCGAGCTGTCGCCGGGTGCTCGCTTCTGTGCCCAGTGCGGCGCACCCACGGGCGAGCCGGCAGCTGATTTTTCCTCGCTCCCGGCGAGTGAGACCACCCGTCAGTTCAGCCCGGTCGGCGCCGAGGCGCCGGCAGAGTCGATCGACGCGGACGGCGAGATCGGGGAGTCCCTGTCGATCGAGGGACTGCCGCCGGACACCGCGTTGCTCGTGGTGAAGCGTGGCCCGAACGCTGGCAGCCGATTCTTACTCGACCAGCAGGTCACCACCGCCGGTCGCCACCCCGATAGCGACATCTTCTTGGACGACGTCACCGTCTCGCGCCGACACGTGGAGTTCCGTCGTGAGGACACGACGTTCTCGGTACATGACGTGGGCAGCCTGAACGGCACCTATCTCAATCGCGAGCTCGTGGACAATGCCATGCTCGCCAGCGGTGACGAGGTCCAGATCGGTAAGTTCCGACTGGTGTTCCTGCTGGGGCATAGCCCAGCAGGCGAGGCCGCAGATCTCGATGGACACGGCCAGTGACGCAGCAACCTGCCAGGCGGCAGGACCCTGCCACGGGGGAATCGATCACGATCGGCGAGTTGCGGGCCGCGCTGCTGCCGGATTTCCCATCGATCACGATCTCCAAGATTCGTTACCTTGAGGAGATCGGGCTGATTCAGCCCGCGCGCACGAAATCGCAATACCGCAAGTTCTCGCACGCCGACCTTGCGCGCGTGCGGTACGTGCTGACCATGCAGCGCGATAAATATCTGCCGCTGAAGGTCATCAAGGAAAACTTGGACGCGATGGACCGCGGACTGGACGTGACGAGCGATCCGGCGAAGCCACGGGTCCCGTTGCTCGCGATGGCGCGGGACTCCGACGGACTGCCGAGTTCAGAAGAACTCGGCCGCGCGCCGTCGAACGTGCGGATCTCACGCGCCGAACTGTTGGAACAGTCCGGCCTGGACGAGCAGATGCTGGCCAGTCTGGAGCAGTACGGCGTGATCGTTGCCGAGCGCAACGGTCAGTTCGACACCGATGCGTTCGAGATCGCTACGGCTGTTGCTGGTTTGGCCGCATACGGATTCGAGGCGCGTCACTTGCGCTCGTTCCGGACCCAGGCCGATCGCGAGATCGGTCTGATCGCCCAGGTGGTTACACCGCTGATGCGCCAGCGCACTCCTGGATCCCACGGCAAGGCGGAAGAGACGATCCGTGATCTCGCTGCGTTGTCGGTACGCCTACATGCGACGCTGGTCCGTTCGGGCTTGCGGCGTCAGATCAACTCCTAGGAAGGTCGTGAGCAGATGCGCGAAATGAGTGTTGTCGGGGTTCGGGTTGAGTTGCCGGCGAATCAACCGATCGTGCTGCTCACCGAGGTCGAGGGCGAGAAGTTCCTGCCAATCTGGATCGGCAGTGCCGAGGCAAGCGCGATCGCGTACGAGCAGCAGGGCATCAAGCCGCCGCGACCGCTCACCCATGATCTCTTGGTGAATGTGATCGAGGCTTTGGGTTCGAAATTAGAGCGAGTCCGGATCACCGGGATGAAGGACGGCCTGTACTTCGCCGAATTGGATCTGCAGAACGCCGAGCCGGTCACTGTCCGCCCGTCCGATGGAATCGCGTTGGCGCTGCGCACCGGCGCACCGATTTTGGCCGACGACGACCTGGTCAGCGAGGCGGGGATCACGATCGACGAGGCCACTAACAGTGGCGACGGCGAGGGTTCCGAGGACGAGGTCGAGAAGTTCCGCGAGTTTCTGGACAACGTCACCCCGGAAGACTTCGCCGGCGGCTCCTGAACGTTGTGGATCCGCGGATCACGATTGCGTCACGCCTCGCGCGCCGTAACCCTTAAGTCGAGGGTGAGACTTCGATCCACCCGTACGGTGGCATTGACGACCCCGAAGTTAAGTGCGTACCGTGGAATTACCTCGGTGTGCTTTGGTGCCGCGGTGACGAGGTGCCCGTTTGGAGGAACACGTGAGCGATCGCCACATCCAGGAAGGTCTCTTTCCTGATGCGCGTGAGGTTGCAGAACACGAGGCCGACCTGTTCGGCTACCGCGGGCCGGTGGCGTGCAGCGCCGCCGGAATCACCTACCGGCAGCTTGATTACTGGGCGCGCACGAAGTTGGTCAGCCCGTCGATTCGCACCGCGAAGGGTTCCGGATCGCAGCGTCTGTACTCGTTCAAGGACATCCTGGTCCTCAAAGTTGTCAAGCGGCTTCTGGACGCAGGCATCTCACTGCATAACGTCCGCATCGCCGTCGAGCATCTACGCGATCGAGGTGTCGATGACCTCGCGAACATCACGTTGCTCTCGGATGGCACCACAGTCTACGAATGCACCTCGGCAGAGGAAGTCGTCGACCTGCTCGCCGGCGGGCAAGGCGTATTCGGCATCGCAGTATCTGGCGCGTTGAAGGAATTGACCGGGTCGCTGGTGCATCTACCGTCGGTGCGCGCTGATGTCGGCGATACCGCAACCCAAGCCGACGACGAGTTGGCTCGTCGCCGCCAGGCCAAGCGGGCCGCAACCGCGTAAGAGTTGCGTCGGAGTCAACAGCCGCAGGTGCGTCACATCACTTCGAAATCGGAATCCTTGCGGTAACCTTGAGCGCGCTGATCATCCGCGTAGGAGAGTTCGCCGGGCGTCGAGCCCGTGGCGAGCGCCGAAGGGGCAACACTCCCCGTAACCTCTCAGGCACCAGGACTACGACGGCCAGGCATCTCTGAAGAGCGTCCGCTCGACTGAGGGGGAGACGACACCTTTCGTCTGCCCTGGAGTGAACAACCTGTGAGCACCGATTACTTCGCGTTCGAACGCCGCCATATCGGCCCGGACGCCGCCTCTATCTCACGAATGTTGGACGTAATCGGCTCGGCGTCGATCGACGAGTTGGTGCAGGGCGCCGTACCCGCCGGGATCCGCATCGCCGACCGGCTGGATCTGCCCGAGGCAGCCACCGAGGCCGAGGCCATCGCCGAGCTACGCGCGTTGGCGTCCGCGAACTCGCTAAAGCGATCCATGATCGGCCTGGGGTACTACGACGCTCACGTACCGGCCGTGATCAAACGCAATGTGCTTGAATCGCCGGCCTGGTACACCGCGTACACGCCGTACCAGCCGGAGATTTCGCAGGGCCGCTTGGAGGCGTTGCTGAACTTCCAGACGCTCGTCAGCGACCTCACCGGGCTGTCGATCTCGGGCGCGTCATTGCTGGACGAGGCGACCGCCGCGGCCGAGGCGATGACGTTATGCCGCCGCGCGTGGAAGGGGAAGTCGGAGAATCCGACCTTCGTCGTGGACGTCGATACGTTCCCGCAGACTCGCGCCGTGATCCGCACCCGTGCGCAGGCCCTCGGGCTGCGCGTGGTGGAGCAGGACCTCTCCGCCGGGCTCGAACAAGCGCTGTTTCACGCCGGGGTCGACCTTGGAGACGTGTTCGGCGTGCTTGGCCAGTATCCGTCCTCCGGCGGCGAGATTCGTAACTGGCGCGAGGTCATCGACACCGCCCACGGCACTGGGGCGCTGGCCGTGCTGGCGACCGACCTGCTCGCGTTGACTGTGCTCACCTCGCCGGGCGAACTCGGCGCCGATGTCGCCGTCGGGTCCGCTCAGCGGTTTGGAGTCCCCATGGGGTACGGCGGTCCGCACGCCGGATTCATGGCGGTGCGTGACGGCTTGCAGCGCACCATGCCTGGGCGCTTGGTCGGCGTATCGGTCGACGCGGGCGGTGTTCCGGCGTACCGCCTCGCACTGCAAACCCGCGAGCAGCACATCCGCCGGGAGAAGGCCACATCCAACATCTGTACCGCGCAGGTAT is part of the Cumulibacter soli genome and harbors:
- a CDS encoding bifunctional nuclease family protein; protein product: MREMSVVGVRVELPANQPIVLLTEVEGEKFLPIWIGSAEASAIAYEQQGIKPPRPLTHDLLVNVIEALGSKLERVRITGMKDGLYFAELDLQNAEPVTVRPSDGIALALRTGAPILADDDLVSEAGITIDEATNSGDGEGSEDEVEKFREFLDNVTPEDFAGGS
- a CDS encoding MerR family transcriptional regulator; this encodes MQEGLFPDAREVAEHEADLFGYRGPVACSAAGITYRQLDYWARTKLVSPSIRTAKGSGSQRLYSFKDILVLKVVKRLLDAGISLHNVRIAVEHLRDRGVDDLANITLLSDGTTVYECTSAEEVVDLLAGGQGVFGIAVSGALKELTGSLVHLPSVRADVGDTATQADDELARRRQAKRAATA